A single window of Oncorhynchus keta strain PuntledgeMale-10-30-2019 chromosome 34, Oket_V2, whole genome shotgun sequence DNA harbors:
- the LOC118366935 gene encoding gamma-crystallin M3-like encodes MSNTNMNMGRATFYEDRNFQGRSYECSSDCPDMSSYMSRCQSCRVQTGCFMVYERPNYMGNQYFMRRGEYSDYQSMMGMSDGIRSCRMIPMHRGNFRMRIYERENFGGQMHEMMDDCDSIQERYRMSDCQSCNVMDGHWLMYEQPHFRGRMMYMRPGEYRSFREMGMGMGGMSGGMRFMSMRRIMDNMTM; translated from the exons ATGTCCAACACCAACATGAACATGGGCAGG GCCACCTTCTATGAGGACAGGAACTTCCAGGGCCGCTCTTATGAGTGCAGCTCCGACTGCCCTGACATGTCCTCCTACATGAGCAGGTGCCAATCCTGCAGGGTTCAGACCGGCTGCTTCATGGTGTACGAGCGCCCCAACTATATGGGAAACCAGTACTTCATGAGGAGGGGAGAGTACTCAGACTATCAGAGTATGATGGGAATGAGCGATGGTATCAGGTCCTGCCGCATGATCCCCATG CACCGTGGAAACTTCAGGATGAGGATCTACGAGAGGGAGAACTTCGGAGGTCAGATGCACGAGATGATGGACGACTGTGACTCCATCCAGGAGCGTTACCGTATGTCCGACTGCCAGTCCTGCAACGTGATGGACGGCCACTGGCTGATGTACGAGCAGCCCCACTTCAGAGGAAGGATGATGTACATGAGGCCTGGAGAGTACAGGAGCTTCAGGGAGATGGGCATGGGAATGGGAGGCATGAGTGGTGGCATGAGGTTCATGAGCATGAGGCGTATCATGGATAACATGACTATGTAA
- the LOC118366939 gene encoding gamma-crystallin M3-like has protein sequence MSMGKIIFYEDRNFQGRSYETSSDCPELTSYLSRCNSCRVESGCFMVYDHSNFMGNQYFVRRGEYGDHQRMGMNDCIRSCRNIPMHRGNFRMRMYEKENFGGQMHELSDDCESMTDRFRMNDMQSCNVMDGHWLMYEQPNYRGRQMYMRPGEYRNMRELSMHMGSNPMRVNSMRRIMDSCY, from the exons ATGTCTATGGGAAAG ATCATCTTCTACGAGGACAGGAACTTCCAGGGTCGTTCCTATGAGACCTCCAGCGACTGCCCTGAGCTGACCTCCTACCTGAGCAGGTGCAACTCCTGCAGGGTTGAAAGCGGCTGCTTCATGGTCTATGATCATTCCAACTTCATGGGAAACCAGTACTTTGTGAGAAGGGGAGAGTATGGTGACCACCAGCGTATGGGCATGAACGATTGCATCAGGTCTTGCCGTAACATCCCCATG CACAGAGGAAACTTTAGGATGAGGATGTACGAGAAGGAGAACTTCGGAGGTCAGATGCACGAGCTGAGCGATGACTGTGAGTCCATGACCGATCGTTTCCGCATGAACGACATGCAGTCCTGCAATGTGATGGACGGCCACTGGCTGATGTACGAGCAGCCCAACTACAGAGGCAGGCAGATGTACATGAGGCCTGGAGAGTACAGGAACATGAGAGAGTTGAGCATGCACATGGGCTCCAACCCCATGAGGGTCAACA
- the LOC118383747 gene encoding gamma-crystallin M3-like — protein MTTTGMNMGRATFYEDRNFQGRSYECSSDCPDMSSYMSRCQSCRVQTGCFMVYERPNYMGNQYFMRRGEYSDYQSMMGMSDGIRSCRMIPMHRGNFRMRIYERENFGGQMHEMMDDCDSIQERYRMSDCQSCNVMDGHWLMYEQPNYRGRMMYMRPGEYRSFREMGMGMGGMSGGMRLMSMRRITDMC, from the exons ATGACCACCACCGGCATGAACATGGGAAGA GCCACCTTCTACGAGGACAGGAACTTCCAGGGCCGCTCTTATGAGTGCAGCTCCGACTGCCCTGACATGTCCTCCTACATGAGCAGGTGCCAATCCTGCAGGGTTCAGACCGGCTGCTTCATGGTGTACGAGCGCCCCAACTATATGGGAAACCAGTACTTCATGAGGAGGGGAGAGTACTCAGACTACCAGAGTATGATGGGAATGAGCGATGGTATCAGGTCCTGTCGCATGATCCCCATG CACCGTGGAAACTTCAGGATGAGGATCTACGAGAGGGAGAATTTCGGAGGTCAGATGCACGAGATGATGGACGACTGTGACTCCATCCAAGAGCGTTACCGCATGTCCGACTGCCAGTCCTGCAACGTGATGGACGGCCACTGGCTGATGTACGAGCAGCCCAACTACAGAGGAAGGATGATGTACATGAGGCCTGGAGAGTACAGGAGTTTCAGGGAGATGGGCATGGGAATGGGAGGCATGAGCGGTGGCATGAGGTTAATGAGCATGAGGCGTATCACTGATATGTGCTAG